Proteins found in one Arachis stenosperma cultivar V10309 chromosome 8, arast.V10309.gnm1.PFL2, whole genome shotgun sequence genomic segment:
- the LOC130946271 gene encoding disease resistance protein RPV1-like: MASTSYTSSRSCKYHVFLSFRGEDTRTGFTSHLFAALTRKGITTFIDDSNLHKGDAISDELLRAIEESMFAIIVLSPNYASSTWCLDELQKILECKHKLGQHIETVFYGVEPSDVRHQKGTFGEAFRKHEHRFGQESDKIRTWRDALTLVAGYSGWSSKYQNEATLVENISQSIHKKLIPNLPSSMNKLVGIDLRVEQVISHIGIGPNDVRYIGICGMGGIGKTTIARFVYEAIQSEFEVTYFLASVRETCEKNGIVQAQKELVDHINGSSSNCKNEYDGRRIIRASLCHRKVLLVLDDINEEKQLKNLAEEQDWFGSGSRIIITTRDMHLLKIYDAREIYNVEGLGESEAFDLFRLKAFKQRKPAEEYLDLCIQAVKYCAGLPLALEVLGSHLCGRPVKDWHSALGKLKSFPHVDIFDTLKISYDGLDSMDKDIFLDIAYFFKGCYKDFVIEILEECGYHVEIGIATLIDRSLLTINDNGNLEMHDLVEELGKHIVIQESPNDPSKRSRLRGYEDINLVLTQNKGTEATQSIVLGNGEIYQEQYTVFWSDLTFSNICQLKLLILDDVKAPILSYIPCSLRVLRWEACPMETLPFMDQYYELVEIDLSYSSSIIQVWHGKKFLKKLKYLYLSGCPRLKQIPDLSEAPNLEILNAECCDELNDFPPYLTGHKSLVELILRGCSSLETLGGKLEMSSLKELDLVGCTSMRKLPEFGECMTNLLVLSLSETAIEKLPTTVGCLVCLKELYLDYCKRLICLPDSIQKLKSLEVLNLSYCPNLLESLHSPSSLTSLDILRLSACFLTYQESWSYNLSSASLTDLELSDNNFVRVPINIHELPRLRRLNLDRCPNLKVLPELPSSIRELNARDSASLDTWHSNVISKVCCGFAASAIHDSDGLLHMWVAQNEGEEIPLWFVHKEEGNGVSVTLPHNEIMALALCFRLCPTESSHHNYMVHLSVICNGKEFIKKHLTAARETKNSQHFILCFTSDYFVDQFCQHYRFELVFHTDFKMKVENSGARWVRKQDIQDLKKSGTQTSKRKATFAPNLKITPPSPPSACRKMKITVASSSSVSPVEEEEEE, encoded by the exons ATGGCATCCACCTCTTATACTTCATCAAGATCATGCAAGTATCATGTGTTCCTCAGTTTCAGGGGTGAAGACACTCGCACTGGATTCACTAGTCATCTCTTTGCCGCACTCACAAGGAAGGGAATCACTACTTTCATTGATGACAGTAATCTTCACAAAGGTGATGCTATTTCGGATGAACTTCTCAGAGCAATTGAAGAGTCTATGTTTGCAATCATTGTTCTCTCACCAAACTATGCGTCCTCCACTTGGTGCTTGGACGAGCTCCAAAAGATCCTTGAATGCAAGCATAAGTTGGGGCAACACATCGAGACGGTGTTCTATGGTGTGGAGCCTTCTGATGTGAGGCACCAGAAAGGAACCTTCGGAGAAGCTTTTAGGAAACATGAACACAGATTCGGACAAGAAAGTGACAAGATTAGAACATGGAGAGATGCGTTAACACTAGTTGCTGGATACTCTGGATGGAGCTCCAAATATCA GAATGAGGCAACATTGGTGGAAAACATTTCTCAGAGTATACATAAAAAATTGATCCCAAACTTGCCATCTTCCATGAACAAGCTTGTAGGGATTGATTTAAGAGTGGAACAAGTGATTAGTCACATTGGTATTGGGCCTAATGATGTTCGCTATATCGGCATATGTGGGATGGGCGGCATAGGCAAGACAACTATTGCTAGATTCGTATATGAAGCCATCCAAAGTGAATTTGAAGTTACTTATTTTCTTGCAAGTGTAAGAGAGACATGTGAGAAAAATGGTATTGTTCAAGCACAAAAAGAACTTGTTGACCATATCAATGGAAGCTCGAGTAATTGCAAAAATGAGTATGATGGGAGGAGAATAATTCGGGCTTCTTTGTGTCACAGAAAAGTTCTTCTTGTTCTTGATGATATAAATGAAGAAAAACAGTTGAAGAATTTGGCCGAGGAGCAAGATTGGTTTGGTTCTGGAAGCAGAATAATCATCACAACTAGAGACATGCATCTGCTAAAGATATATGATGCTCGTGAAATTTACAATGTTGAAGGGTTAGGGGAAAGCGAAGCCTTTGATCTCTTTCGTTTGAAGGCTTTTAAACAACGAAAGCCTGCAGAAGAGTATTTGGATTTGTGCATACAGGCGGTCAAATATTGTGCTGGTCTTCCATTGGCACTTGAGGTGTTGGGTTCCCACCTTTGTGGTAGACCCGTTAAAGATTGGCATAGTGCTCTTGGAAAATTAAAGAGCTTTCCACATGTCGATATTTTTGATACGCTGAAAATAAGTTATGATGGTTTAGATTCCATGGACAaggatatttttttagatattgcTTATTTTTTCAAAGGATGTTACAAAGATTTTGTAATAGAAATATTAGAAGAGTGTGGTTATCATGTTGAAATTGGTATTGCTACTTTGATAGATAGATCTCTACTCACTATAAATGACAATGGTAATTTGGAGATGCATGATTTGGTTGAAGAATTGGGCAAACATATTGTAATTCAAGAATCTCCAAATGATCCTAGCAAGCGTAGCAGGTTGCGGGGTTACGAGGACATCAATCTTGTTCTTACTCAAAACAAG GGAACTGAAGCAACTCAGAGCATCGTTTTAGGCAATGGGGAGATCTATCAAGAACAATATACCGTGTTTTGGAGTGATTTAACTTTTTCAAATATATGTCAGCTAAAGCTCCTTATTTTAGATGACGTGAAAGCTCCAATTCTTAGCTATATTCCTTGTTCATTGAGAGTTTTGCGCTGGGAAGCTTGTCCAATGGAAACTCTGCCCTTTATGGATCAATACTATGagcttgttgaaattgatctgTCTTATAGCTCCAGCATTATACAAGTATGGCATGGAAAAAAG TTTCTGAAAAAGCTGAAGTACTTATATCTGTCTGGTTGTCCTCGGCTGAAACAAATTCCAGATCTTTCTGAAGCTCCCAATCTTGAAATACTTAATGCTGAATGTTGTGATGAACTGAATGATTTTCCCCCGTATCTCACAGGCCACAAGAGCCTTGTTGAACTTATTTTACGTGGTTGCTCAAGTCTTGAAACTCTTGGAGGTAAATTGGAGATGAGTTCCCTCAAGGAACTGGATCTTGTTGGCTGCACAAGTATGAGGAAACTTCCAGAATTTGGAGAATGCATGACAAATTTATTAGTTCTTTCTTTGTCGGAAACCGCCATAGAAAAACTACCCACAACGGTTGGCTGTTTAGTTTGCCTAAAGGAGTTGTACTTAGACTATTGCAAAAGGCTTATTTGCCTTCCAGACAGTATTCAAAAGTTAAAATCCCTCGAAGTTTTGAATCTCTCTTACTGTCCAAATCTCCTTGAATCTTTGCATTCGCCGTCTAGTCTGACCTCATTGGATATTCTGAGATTATCGGCCTGTTTTCTCACATATCAGGAGTCCTGGTCTTACAATCTATCGTCTGCGTCTCTGACGGATTTGGAATTATCAGATAACAATTTTGTAAGGGTTCCAATAAATATCCATGAACTCCCCAGGCTTAGACGTCTGAATCTAGACCGCTGCCCTAATCTAAAGGTTTTACCAGAGCTTCCATCAAGTATAAGAGAGCTAAATGCACGAGATTCTGCATCACTGGATACATGGCATTCGAATGTGATATCAAAGGTGTGTTGTGGCTTTGCAGCATCAGCTATCCATGATTCTGACGGGCTCTTGCATATGTGGGTTGCACAGAATGAAGGGGAGGAAATTCCATTGTGGTTTGTCCATAAGGAAGAGGGTAATGGAGTATCAGTCACATTGCCACATAATGAAATCATGGCACTTGCTCTCTGTTTCCGATTATGCCCAACCGAGAGTAGTCATCATAATTATATGGTACATTTATCGGTGATTTGCAACGGTAAGGAATTCATTAAAAAGCATTTAACTGCCGCGCGTGAAACTAAAAATTCTCAGCATTTCATCCTTTGCTTCACCAGTGACTATTTTGTTGACCAATTTTGCCAACACTATCGCTTTGAACTCGTATTTCATACTGACTTTAAAATGAAAGTAGAGAATTCTGGGGCTCGGTGGGTGCGCAAGCAAGACATCCAAGATTTGAAGAAAAGTGGAACCCAAACATCAAAAAGAAAAGCAACTTTTGCTCCGAACCTGAAGATCACCCCACCTTCTCCTCCTTCTGCTTGTAGGAAAATGAAGATCACAGTTGCCTCTTCTTCGTCTGTGTCTCCGgtggaggaggaagaggaagagtaa
- the LOC130946273 gene encoding uncharacterized protein LOC130946273: MSMDHTMQFRTNKIAKIRINGDEHCLLIRIHIIITAQGFFFIIPVQLLFRPLHVKVLPQHCLRQLVKIVPPQIHLLPYLLHPFLRHRPKVQRLLQLDPVVLLQLSLHLFDLHSHRDNPRVGEEVAEGPRVLLRFVRVSLSGKRVEEAVRANAEGDEVVALVLDAPLGVLGKLVLSGYADNDRGVFGSGLEHFGEPLRERLGRGGVDAEDALVVGINGVRIIAESGVVSLDFGDHAGFNADLETHCC, translated from the coding sequence ATGTCCATGGATCATACCATGCAGTTTCGAACCAATAAGATAGCAAAGATAAGAATCAATGGTGATGAACATTGTCTTCTCATCCGTATACACATTATAATAACAGCACAAGGGTTCTTCTTCATCATACCAGTCCAGCTTCTCTTCCGGCCTCTCCACGTCAAAGTGCTTCCCCAGCACTGTCTTCGCCAACTTGTCAAGATTGTACCGCCACAGATCCACCTTCTCCCCTACCTCCTTCATCCCTTCCTCCGCCATCGCCCTAAGGTCCAACGCCTTCTTCAGCTCGATCCCGTGGTGCTTCTCCAGCTTTCCCTTCACCTTTTCGATCTCCATTCCCACCGCGATAACCCTAGGGTTGGCGAAGAAGTCGCAGAGGGGCCTAGGGTTTTGCTTCGCTTTGTAAGAGTCAGCTTGTCCGGGAAGAGGGTAGAGGAGGCAGTGAGAGCCAACGCAGAGGGAGATGAAGTCGTAGCCTTGGTCCTTGACGCCCCGCTTGGTGTACTTGGTAAATTGGTGCTCAGCGGTTACGCCGACAATGACCGGGGTGTTTTTGGGAGTGGACTTGAGCACTTTGGTGAGCCACTTAGAGAGCGTTTGGGAAGAGGTGGTGTTGATGCAGAGGATGCGTTGGTCGTCGGCATAAACGGTGTAAGGATAATAGCGGAAAGTGGGGTCGTAAGTCTCGACTTCGGTGATCATGCTGGGTTCAATGCTGATCTTGAAACCCATTGTTGTTAG
- the LOC130946272 gene encoding disease resistance protein RPV1-like has translation MASTSSTSKRSCKYHVFLSFRGEDTRAGFTSHLYAALTRKGITTFIDDTNLRKGDVISDELLTAIEESMFAIIVISPNYASSTWCLDELQKILECKHKLGQHVEAVFYGVEPSDVRHQKGTFGEAFRKHEHRFGQASDKVRRWRDALTQVAGYSGWTSKNQNEATLVENISQSIHKKLIPNLPSSMNKLVGIDSRVEQVISHIGVGLTDVRYIGICGMGGIGKTTIARIVYEAIKSEFEVSYFHANVRQTCEKNGIVQAQKELVGHINGSSSNFNNEYDGRRIIQASLCHKKVLLVLDDINEEKQLKNLAEKQNWFGSGSRIIISTRDMHLLKIHDAHEIYNVEGLGESEAFNLFGLKAFKQRKPAEEYLDLSKQAVQYCAGLPLALEVLGSHLCGRPVKDWHSALGKLKSFPHVDIFDTLKISYDGLDTMDKDIFLDIAYFFKGRSKDGVIKILERCGYHVEIGIATLIDRSLLTMNEKGRLEMHDLVEEMGKHIVIQESPNDPSKRSRLRGYEDINLVLTQNKGTEATRSIVLRDQDFYQEQDIMRWGDLTFSDIRQLKLLILDGVEAPILSYIPSSLRVLRWRGCPMETLPFTDQGYELVEINLSDSSSIVQVWHGKKFLEKLKYLYLKCLYQLKQIPDLSEAPNLEILNVQCCDELNDFPSYLTRHKSLVKLILYRCSSLETLASKLEMNSLKELDLGFCTNMKKPPEFGECMKHLSVLYLWGTAIEELPTTVGCLVGLKDLRLQHCQRLTCLPDSIQKLKFLTFFNLSYCPNVFQSLHSLFGLTSLDTLILSGCFVTSQESGSYNLGNLVSLTDLDLSHNNFLRVPINIHELPRLRHLNLDYSPSLKVLPELPSSIRELNARDSASLDTWHSNVISKVCCGFAASANHDSDGLLQMWVAQNEGDEIPLWFVHQEQGNGVSVTLPHNETMALALCFRLCPRRSSRNYVVNLPVICNGKEFIKKHLTVLRETKNSQHFILCLSSDYFVDQFCQDYRFELVFPSNVEMKVHSSGARWVYKQDIQDLKNSGTETSKRKATFDLNMNISPPSSPCRKKLLMVTPSSVSPVEEEEEE, from the exons ATGGCTTCCACCTCTTCTACTTCTAAAAGATCTTGCAAGTATCATGTGTTCCTCAGTTTTAGGGGTGAAGACACTCGCGCTGGATTCACTAGCCATCTCTATGCCGCACTCACAAGGAAGGGAATCACTACCTTCATTGATGACACCAACCTTCGCAAAGGTGATGTTATTTCAGATGAACTTCTCACAGCAATTGAAGAGTCCATGTTTGCAATCATTGTTATCTCACCAAACTACGCTTCCTCCACTTGGTGCTTGGACGAGCTCCAAAAGATCCTTGAATGCAAGCATAAGTTGGGGCAACACGTCGAAGCGGTGTTCTACGGTGTGGAGCCTTCTGATGTCAGGCACCAGAAAGGAACCTTCGGAGAAGCTTTCAGGAAGCATGAACACAGATTTGGACAAGCAAGTGACAAGGTTAGAAGATGGAGAGATGCGTTAACACAAGTTGCCGGTTACTCTGGTTGGACCTCCAAAAATCA GAATGAGGCAACATTGGTGGAAAACATTTCTCAAagtatacataaaaaattaattccaAACTTGCCATCTTCCATGAACAAGCTTGTAGGGATTGATTCAAGAGTGGAACAAGTGATTAGTCACATTGGTGTCGGGCTTACTGATGTTCGTTATATAGGCATATGTGGGATGGGCGGCATAGGCAAGACAACTATTGCTAGAATAGTATATGAAGCCATCAAAAGTGAATTTGAAGTTTCTTATTTTCATGCCAATGTAAGACAGACATGTGAGAAAAATGGTATTGTTCAAGCACAAAAAGAGCTTGTTGGCCATATCAATGGAAGTTCGAGTAATTTTAATAATGAGTATGATGGGAGGAGAATAATTCAGGCTTCTTTGTGTCACAAAAAGGTTCTTCTTGTTCTTGATGATATAAATGAAGAAAAACAGTTGAAAAATTTGGCCGAGAAGCAAAATTGGTTTGGTTCTGGAAGCAGAATAATCATCTCAACTAGAGACATGCATCTGCTAAAGATACATGATGCACATGAAATATACAATGTTGAAGGGTTAGGGGAAAGTGAAGCCTTTAATCTCTTTGGTTTGAAAGCTTTTAAACAACGAAAGCCTGCAGAAGAGTATTTGGATTTGTCCAAACAGGCGGTCCAATATTGTGCTGGTCTTCCATTGGCACTTGAGGTGTTGGGTTCCCACCTCTGTGGTAGACCCGTTAAAGATTGGCATAGTGCTCTTGGAAAGTTAAAGAGCTTTCCACATGTCGACATTTTTGATACATTGAAAATAAGTTATGATGGTTTAGATACCATGGACAaggatatttttttagatattgcTTATTTTTTCAAAGGACGTTCCAAAGATGgtgtaataaaaatattagaaaggTGTGGTTATCATGTTGAAATTGGCATTGCTACTTTGATCGATAGATCTCTACTCACTATGAATGAGAAAGGTAGGTTGGAGATGCATGATTTGGTTGAAGAAATGGGCAAACATATTGTAATTCAGGAATCTCCAAATGATCCTAGCAAGCGTAGCAGGTTGCGGGGTTACGAGGATATCAATCTTGTTCTTACTCAAAACAAG GGAACTGAAGCAACTCGTAGTATCGTTTTACGCGATCAGGATTTCTATCAAGAACAAGACATAATGCGTTGGGGAGATTTAACTTTTTCAGATATACGTCAGCTAAAGCTCCTCATTTTAGATGGTGTGGAAGCTCCAATTCTTAGCTATATTCCTTCTTCATTGAGAGTTTTGCGCTGGAGAGGTTGTCCAATGGAAACTCTCCCCTTTACGGATCAAGGCTATGAGCTAGTTGAAATTAATCTGTCTGATAGCTCCAGCATTGTACAAGTATGGCATGGAAAAAAG TTTCTGGAAAAGCTGAAGTACTTATATCTGAAGTGCTTATATCAGCTGAAACAAATTCCAGATCTTTCTGAAGCTCCCAATCTTGAAATACTTAACGTTCAATGTTGTGATGAACTGAATGATTTTCCCTCGTATCTCACACGCCACAAGAGCCTTGTTAAACTTATTTTATATCGTTGCTCAAGTCTTGAAACTCTTGCGAGTAAATTGGAGATGAATTCCCTCAAGGAACTAGATCTTGGTTTCTGTACAAATATGAAGAAACCTCCAGAATTCGGAGAATGCATGAAACATTTATCAGTTCTTTATTTGTGGGGAACAGCCATAGAAGAACTACCCACAACGGTTGGCTGTTTAGTTGGCCTAAAGGATTTGCGCTTACAGCATTGCCAAAGGCTTACTTGCCTTCCAGACAGCATTCAAAAGTTAAAATTCCTCACATTTTTTAATCTTTCTTACTGTCCAAATGTCTTTCAATCTTTGCATTCTCTATTTGGTCTGACCTCATTGGATACTCTGATATTATCGGGGTGTTTTGTCACATCTCAAGAGTCGGGGTCTTACAATCTTGGCAACTTAGTGTCTTTGACGGATTTGGATTTATCACATAACAATTTTCTAAGGGTTCCAATAAATATCCATGAGCTCCCCAGGCTTAGACATTTGAATCTAGACTACTCTCCTAGTCTGAAGGTCTTACCAGAACTTCCATCAAGTATAAGAGAACTAAATGCACGAGATTCTGCATCACTGGATACATGGCATTCGAATGTGATATCAAAGGTGTGTTGTGGCTTTGCAGCATCAGCTAACCATGATTCTGATGGGCTCTTGCAGATGTGGGTTGCACAGAATGAAGGGGACGAAATTCCATTGTGGTTTGTCCATCAAGAACAGGGTAATGGAGTATCAGTCACATTGCCACATAATGAAACAATGGCACTTGCTCTCTGTTTCAGATTATGCCCAAGGAGAAGTAGTCGTAATTATGTGGTAAATTTGCCAGTGATTTGCAATGGCAAGGAATTCATTAAAAAGCATTTAACTGTGTTGCGTGAAACTAAAAATTCTCAGCATTTCATCCTTTGCTTGAGCAGTGACTATTTTGTTGACCAATTTTGCCAAGACTATCGCTTTGAACTGGTATTTCCTAGTAACGTTGAAATGAAAGTACACAGTTCTGGGGCTCGGTGGGTGTACAAGCAAGACATCCAGGATTTGAAGAACAGTGGAACTGAAACATCAAAAAGAAAAGCAACTTTTGATCTGAACATGAACATCAGCCCACCTTCTTCTCCTTGTAGGAAAAAGTTGCTCATGGTTACCCCTTCATCTGTGTCTCCGgtggaggaggaagaggaagagtaa